A stretch of Camelina sativa cultivar DH55 chromosome 18, Cs, whole genome shotgun sequence DNA encodes these proteins:
- the LOC104760317 gene encoding abscisic acid receptor PYL11-like, which yields MGPSQEYHECGSTLVQTIDAPLSLVWSILRRFDNPQAYKQFVKTCNLSSGDGGEGSVREVTLVSGLPAGFSQERLDELDDESHVMVISIIGGDHRLVNYRSKTMAFVAAEEKEKTLVVESYVVDVPDGNSKEETTSFADTIVGFNLKSLAKLSEKMVDHLKL from the coding sequence ATGGGACCTTCTCAAGAATATCATGAGTGCGGCTCAACACTTGTACAAACTATAGATGCTCCATTATCTCTAGTTTGGTCAATACTACGTCGGTTTGATAACCCTCAAGCCTACAAACAATTCGTGAAAACGTGCAATCTAAGCTCCGGCGATGGAGGAGAAGGCTCCGTCCGTGAAGTGACGTTGGTTTCCGGGCTTCCGGCGGGGTTCAGCCAAGAAAGATTAGACGAACTTGACGATGAGTCTCATGTGATGGTGATTAGCATTATAGGTGGTGATCATCGGTTGGTGAATTACCGATCCAAAacgatggcctttgtggcggcagaggaaaaagagaagacGTTGGTGGTGGAGAGTTATGTGGTGGATGTGCCAGACGGAAATAGTAAGGAGGAAACGACGTCTTTTGCTGATACCATCGTTGGGTTTAATCTTAAGTCATTGGCTAAGCTCTCGGAAAAGATGGTGGATCATCTTAAGTTGTAA